The Desulfofalx alkaliphila DSM 12257 genome contains a region encoding:
- a CDS encoding YlmC/YmxH family sporulation protein translates to MLHKATQLAKQDIINITDGAKMGAVIDMHFDNKTGRITAIVVEPSRKIGLFRSGRELVIPWERIVKFGLDTVLVEIDSLGR, encoded by the coding sequence ATGTTGCACAAGGCTACTCAACTGGCAAAACAGGATATAATAAATATTACTGACGGGGCCAAAATGGGTGCTGTAATTGACATGCACTTTGATAATAAAACCGGCAGGATAACGGCCATTGTGGTGGAACCTTCCCGCAAGATAGGTCTTTTTCGCTCTGGCCGTGAGCTGGTAATTCCCTGGGAACGGATTGTGAAATTTGGCCTGGATACCGTGTTGGTGGAAATTGATTCCTTGGGCAGATAA
- a CDS encoding S8 family serine peptidase, with product MNLSYKKSLWMIFLAAVLTAVTFNASWAGDIHIADADIENDVSAVTMGVPLIWYNPEFAPNGLGLTGQGQIIGVADTGLDTGDIESLHLDLNDRVIGVRDYSGEGWEDPFGHGTHIATSIVGSGEKSGGRLKGIAYDAKLYFQATYDQASNSLKLPPIYELLADAYKAGVRIHSNSWGIRENGGSYDHNAVSLDKFVWEHPDMVVLKSAGNQGEGQARHVTSPGSAKNLITVGATESPRGIDGHSDNPYQVAAFSSRGTRDARIKPDLVAPGTWILSGVRELNSSGEEVASYAYLSGTSMANALASGGAALTRQYFTDIKGIQPTAALIKAALIHGAQQLPGEPREAQGFGMIDLQATLMALEDELTSYRDRVNMRDNEIYNYSFAATGKAPVRISLVWTDAPGQAGTDSPLVNDLDLKVTAPDGRVFWGNQALGGDRKNNVEVVTINNPQEGVYAIEVNGSRVESEEQPFAIIYGEVPLRGTVRYDQGSQRIERADGGSLKIDSVAAGSLRLINNSDVPNTRAVGLAAGTKVYYLPQGQGRAEPRLDAVYDLGYAALINRLATAEPAAYNDTLNHWAEKVIADMSRRNLVGGFPDGSFQPDQDVTRAQFASMLVRALNLVESPDDAKYYDVPQHAWYRGAVGAAVNAGLVAGYSEHLFGPGDPITREQMAVMLTRAIGAGYIPYSSEDTTLDIYYDRADISPWAKTSVSLMVRYDVIKGRSEHRFAPQGTTTRAEAAAVLQRMLNLL from the coding sequence ATGAATTTATCTTATAAAAAAAGTCTGTGGATGATTTTTTTAGCTGCTGTGCTAACTGCTGTGACATTTAATGCCTCCTGGGCCGGTGATATACATATTGCCGATGCTGATATTGAAAATGATGTTTCCGCCGTTACCATGGGGGTGCCTTTAATATGGTACAATCCGGAATTTGCCCCCAACGGCCTGGGCTTGACAGGCCAGGGGCAAATTATTGGGGTGGCGGATACCGGCTTAGACACCGGTGACATTGAAAGCCTGCACCTTGACCTCAATGACCGGGTGATAGGGGTAAGGGATTACAGCGGTGAGGGCTGGGAAGACCCCTTTGGCCACGGCACCCATATAGCAACCTCCATAGTGGGCAGCGGTGAAAAATCCGGTGGCCGGTTAAAGGGTATTGCCTATGATGCCAAGCTGTATTTTCAGGCCACCTATGACCAGGCCAGCAACAGTTTAAAACTGCCCCCCATTTACGAGCTGCTGGCGGATGCCTACAAGGCCGGGGTGCGCATTCACTCAAACAGTTGGGGTATTAGGGAAAACGGCGGCAGCTATGATCATAATGCCGTGTCGCTGGACAAGTTTGTTTGGGAACACCCGGATATGGTGGTGCTGAAGTCTGCCGGCAACCAAGGGGAAGGCCAGGCAAGGCATGTTACCTCACCGGGTTCAGCCAAAAACCTTATTACCGTTGGGGCCACCGAGAGCCCCAGGGGTATTGACGGCCACTCAGACAACCCCTACCAGGTGGCTGCCTTTAGCAGCAGGGGTACCCGTGACGCCAGAATAAAACCGGATTTGGTGGCGCCTGGCACCTGGATACTTTCAGGGGTGCGGGAACTGAACAGCAGTGGAGAGGAAGTGGCTTCATACGCCTATTTATCGGGTACAAGCATGGCCAACGCATTGGCCTCGGGCGGGGCGGCCTTAACCCGCCAATATTTTACCGATATTAAAGGAATACAACCCACAGCGGCATTAATAAAGGCGGCCCTTATTCACGGTGCCCAGCAGCTGCCCGGTGAACCCCGGGAAGCCCAGGGCTTTGGTATGATTGACCTGCAGGCTACGCTGATGGCATTGGAGGATGAACTGACCTCATACCGGGACAGGGTTAATATGAGAGACAATGAAATCTATAATTATAGTTTTGCTGCCACCGGCAAGGCGCCGGTGCGCATAAGCCTGGTATGGACCGATGCCCCCGGCCAGGCCGGTACAGACAGCCCCTTGGTCAATGACCTGGACCTAAAGGTGACCGCTCCGGACGGCAGAGTCTTTTGGGGCAACCAAGCCCTGGGCGGGGACAGAAAAAACAATGTGGAGGTTGTTACAATAAACAATCCCCAAGAGGGTGTCTATGCCATTGAGGTAAATGGCAGCAGGGTAGAAAGTGAAGAGCAGCCCTTTGCCATCATCTATGGGGAAGTGCCCTTAAGGGGCACTGTGAGGTATGATCAAGGAAGCCAGCGCATTGAAAGGGCCGACGGGGGCAGTTTGAAAATTGACTCGGTGGCGGCCGGCAGCCTAAGGCTGATAAATAACAGTGATGTGCCAAACACCCGGGCGGTGGGCTTAGCCGCCGGAACCAAAGTTTATTACTTACCCCAGGGCCAGGGCAGGGCGGAGCCCAGGCTGGATGCCGTTTATGATTTAGGTTATGCCGCATTAATTAATCGGTTAGCCACGGCGGAACCGGCGGCATATAATGACACCTTAAACCATTGGGCGGAAAAGGTAATAGCAGATATGTCCCGGCGCAATTTAGTGGGGGGTTTTCCCGACGGAAGCTTTCAGCCCGATCAAGATGTCACCAGGGCCCAGTTTGCCTCCATGTTGGTGCGGGCCCTTAACTTAGTTGAATCACCGGATGATGCCAAATATTACGATGTTCCGCAGCATGCCTGGTACCGGGGCGCCGTGGGAGCGGCGGTTAATGCCGGGCTGGTGGCAGGTTATTCTGAACACCTTTTTGGCCCCGGCGACCCCATCACCAGGGAGCAAATGGCGGTGATGCTTACCCGGGCCATCGGTGCCGGTTATATTCCCTATTCATCGGAAGATACAACCCTTGATATTTACTATGACCGGGCAGACATCAGCCCCTGGGCCAAAACCTCGGTATCCCTGATGGTTAGGTACGACGTCATTAAGGGCCGCTCGGAACACCGCTTTGCACCCCAGGGTACCACCACCAGGGCGGAGGCGGCGGCGGTGCTGCAGAGGATGCTTAATTTGTTGTAA
- a CDS encoding phosphoglucomutase/phosphomannomutase family protein — translation MSIKIAFGTDGWRGIIADDFIFENVRLVTRAVADYIIDKGLKERGVVIGYDNRFLSDRFAEEVAEEMLKKGIRVFIIKKPAPTPVTAFAIKMQNAAGAVMLTASHNPPEYNGYKFIPEHAGPALPHVTKQIEENIKRHQGVYNLGITEEAEGRYGHLIEKEHQPDFCVQCYEIDPVGQYMEHLAEIIDLEVIGKSGMKIVVDPMYGAGIGYLDTILQRAGAQVETINNHRDPLFGGGMPEPTGHSLGKLQQLLKDTGAHLGLALDGDADRFGIIDSNGQYITPNQFLPMLYYHMMEVKGIRGKAARTVATTHLLDRIAGHYGQQVEETPVGFKYIGQCLHEKGAIMGGEESGGLSIIGHIPEKDGILAGLLAAEMMAYHKKSLTRLMQEVADKFGQLYSRRLDIHTTPEDKIRVLQQLKTLEPERVAGQQVVGRITIDGTKLLLADGSWVLIRPSGTEPLFRIYAEAQSIERVEEIQQELKETLGL, via the coding sequence TTGTCTATAAAAATTGCCTTTGGCACTGACGGTTGGCGGGGAATCATAGCTGACGACTTTATATTTGAAAACGTCAGATTGGTTACCCGAGCTGTGGCCGACTACATTATAGATAAGGGCTTAAAAGAGCGGGGAGTGGTAATTGGCTACGACAACCGCTTTTTATCTGACCGGTTCGCCGAAGAGGTGGCCGAAGAAATGCTGAAAAAAGGCATACGGGTGTTTATAATTAAAAAACCGGCCCCTACCCCCGTCACTGCCTTTGCCATTAAAATGCAAAATGCTGCCGGGGCGGTGATGCTTACCGCCAGCCATAACCCGCCGGAGTACAACGGATACAAGTTCATTCCCGAGCATGCCGGGCCGGCCCTGCCCCATGTTACAAAGCAAATAGAAGAAAACATAAAAAGACACCAGGGCGTTTACAACTTGGGGATTACAGAGGAAGCAGAGGGCCGTTACGGCCACCTGATAGAAAAGGAACACCAGCCGGACTTCTGTGTCCAATGCTATGAAATAGACCCCGTGGGGCAGTACATGGAGCACCTGGCAGAAATAATCGACTTAGAGGTCATTGGTAAATCGGGGATGAAAATAGTGGTGGATCCAATGTACGGTGCCGGCATAGGCTACCTGGATACGATACTGCAAAGGGCCGGGGCCCAGGTAGAGACCATTAACAACCACCGGGATCCCCTCTTTGGCGGCGGCATGCCTGAGCCCACCGGCCATTCGCTGGGAAAACTGCAGCAATTGCTAAAGGATACCGGGGCCCACCTGGGGCTGGCTTTGGACGGAGACGCCGACCGCTTTGGCATTATTGACAGCAACGGCCAATACATCACCCCCAATCAGTTTTTGCCCATGCTTTATTATCACATGATGGAAGTTAAGGGCATAAGGGGCAAGGCTGCCCGGACGGTGGCCACCACCCACCTGCTTGACAGAATTGCCGGCCACTACGGCCAGCAGGTGGAAGAAACCCCGGTGGGCTTTAAGTATATTGGGCAGTGCTTACATGAAAAGGGTGCCATCATGGGCGGGGAAGAAAGCGGCGGCCTATCAATAATAGGTCATATCCCGGAGAAAGACGGTATATTGGCCGGCCTCTTGGCGGCGGAAATGATGGCCTACCATAAAAAGAGTTTAACCCGGCTGATGCAGGAGGTGGCCGATAAATTTGGCCAACTGTACAGCAGGCGCTTGGATATTCACACCACCCCGGAGGATAAAATCCGGGTGCTGCAGCAATTAAAGACCCTTGAGCCCGAAAGGGTGGCCGGGCAGCAGGTAGTAGGCCGGATAACCATTGACGGCACCAAATTATTGTTGGCTGACGGCAGCTGGGTATTGATCCGCCCCTCAGGCACCGAGCCCCTATTTAGAATTTACGCCGAAGCCCAAAGCATAGAGCGGGTGGAAGAAATTCAACAGGAATTAAAGGAAACCTTGGGTTTGTAA
- a CDS encoding YetF domain-containing protein, with translation MNPHIDIALRSLLAFTAILILTRLVGKQQVGQLTVSDFVNAIVIGSIGANMATDHKENVIYYIIGIVIIAGLTMVTNYTALKSRAARKIIEGEPVVVIHNGKIMEKNIKTERYSIDNLLMQLREKNVFNISDVEFAIAEPNGELSVLLKSDKQPLTPRDINLSTQYQGLLTEMIMDGQVIYQNLEQNNLSLDWLLSELKKKGIDSPKEVAFAGLDTSGNLYVDKYRDQLKRELGHVQDITDKEK, from the coding sequence TTGAACCCCCATATTGACATAGCACTGCGCTCCCTTTTAGCCTTTACTGCCATATTGATTCTTACCAGATTAGTGGGCAAACAGCAGGTGGGCCAGCTGACGGTCAGTGATTTTGTAAACGCCATAGTTATTGGCTCCATAGGTGCCAACATGGCCACCGATCATAAGGAAAACGTTATTTACTACATAATTGGTATCGTTATTATTGCCGGTCTAACCATGGTGACCAATTACACGGCATTAAAATCCAGGGCAGCGCGTAAAATAATTGAGGGCGAACCGGTGGTGGTTATACATAACGGTAAAATAATGGAAAAAAACATAAAGACAGAACGCTACAGCATTGACAATTTGCTAATGCAGCTGCGGGAAAAAAATGTATTTAACATTTCAGACGTTGAATTTGCAATTGCCGAGCCCAATGGGGAACTGAGCGTACTGTTAAAAAGCGACAAACAGCCCTTGACCCCAAGGGATATAAACCTTTCAACCCAATACCAAGGGCTGCTTACCGAGATGATTATGGACGGGCAAGTAATTTATCAGAATCTGGAGCAAAACAACTTATCCCTTGATTGGCTGCTCTCGGAGTTAAAGAAAAAGGGTATAGACAGCCCCAAGGAGGTGGCCTTTGCGGGCCTAGATACATCGGGCAACCTGTATGTGGATAAATACCGGGATCAGTTGAAAAGAGAATTGGGACATGTGCAGGATATTACCGATAAGGAAAAATAA
- a CDS encoding NAD-dependent epimerase/dehydratase family protein has product MRVLVTGGAGFIGSHIVDLLIEQGHSVLIVDNLETGSEANLNAKARFIKLDICHRKLAAVVDKFRPEAVVHQAAQVSVQRSLEDPVHDVRVNIEGMVNLLEACRLAGVRKVVHASSAAVYGEPQYLPVDVRHPLKPMCGYGVSKRCGELYLEAYCMLCGLQYTVLRYANVYGPRQPVTGEGGVVALFLNQMRRGLTPLIFGDGLQTRDFIHVRDVAAANVAALTRGNRQILNVGTGKATSINQLFALLKKITGYRGRPQYAPPRKGDIRHSYLSSWETQVALGWEPVWSIEQGLKNYCL; this is encoded by the coding sequence ATGCGGGTATTGGTTACCGGTGGGGCAGGCTTTATTGGTTCACACATTGTTGATCTGCTAATTGAACAAGGCCATTCTGTTTTAATTGTTGACAACCTTGAAACCGGCAGTGAAGCCAATTTAAACGCCAAGGCCCGGTTTATTAAGCTGGATATCTGCCACCGCAAACTGGCCGCTGTGGTGGATAAGTTTCGGCCTGAGGCGGTTGTTCACCAGGCAGCCCAGGTCAGTGTGCAGCGGTCCCTGGAGGATCCGGTACATGATGTGAGGGTAAACATAGAGGGCATGGTAAACCTGTTAGAAGCCTGTCGCCTGGCAGGGGTGCGCAAGGTGGTGCACGCATCCTCTGCCGCGGTGTATGGGGAACCGCAATACCTGCCTGTGGATGTAAGGCATCCCTTAAAGCCCATGTGCGGCTATGGTGTATCAAAACGATGCGGCGAATTATACCTGGAGGCCTACTGCATGCTGTGCGGCTTGCAGTACACCGTGCTGCGCTATGCCAACGTTTACGGCCCCCGTCAGCCTGTAACGGGAGAGGGCGGGGTGGTGGCCCTTTTTTTAAATCAAATGCGCCGGGGGCTTACCCCCCTTATTTTTGGCGACGGCCTGCAGACCAGGGATTTTATACATGTAAGGGATGTGGCAGCGGCCAATGTGGCGGCATTAACCCGGGGCAACAGGCAAATATTAAATGTGGGCACCGGAAAAGCCACTTCGATAAATCAACTTTTTGCACTGTTAAAAAAAATTACCGGCTACCGGGGCCGGCCCCAATATGCCCCGCCCCGCAAGGGGGACATAAGGCACAGTTATTTAAGCAGTTGGGAAACCCAGGTGGCTTTGGGATGGGAACCGGTGTGGAGTATAGAGCAGGGTTTAAAAAACTATTGTTTATGA
- the galU gene encoding UTP--glucose-1-phosphate uridylyltransferase GalU, whose amino-acid sequence MLKPIRKAIIPAAGLGVRFLPATKSQPKEMLPIVDKPTIQFIVEEAVASGIEDILIITGRNKRAIEDHFDKSLELEMILSERGKDDLLKLVQDIGTMVDIHYVRQKEPLGLGHAIYCARKFIGDEPFAVLLGDDVVRSEKPCLKQMIEVYEEYRYSVLAVQEVPPEDTYKYGILKASQLEDKIYRVHDLVEKPKVEEAPSNLAVMGRYIISLRIFDFLAKTKPGAGGEIQLTDALRSLVSCEAIYGLAFEGKRYDVGDKLGYLKATVEFALEREDLGAEFKEYLKELL is encoded by the coding sequence ATGTTGAAACCTATTCGCAAGGCCATAATACCGGCTGCGGGTTTGGGAGTACGCTTTCTGCCGGCCACTAAATCCCAGCCCAAAGAAATGCTGCCCATAGTAGATAAACCCACCATTCAATTTATTGTGGAAGAAGCGGTGGCTTCGGGCATTGAAGATATTTTAATTATCACCGGCCGCAACAAGCGGGCCATTGAAGATCACTTTGACAAATCGCTGGAACTGGAAATGATCCTATCCGAAAGGGGCAAGGATGATTTATTAAAGCTGGTGCAGGATATCGGCACCATGGTTGATATTCACTATGTGCGCCAAAAGGAGCCCCTTGGTTTGGGCCATGCCATTTACTGCGCCCGCAAGTTCATTGGGGATGAGCCCTTTGCAGTGCTGCTTGGGGATGACGTGGTGCGCAGTGAAAAGCCCTGTTTAAAGCAAATGATAGAAGTTTATGAGGAATACCGCTACAGTGTGCTGGCGGTGCAGGAGGTGCCCCCGGAGGATACCTACAAATATGGCATATTAAAGGCCAGTCAGCTGGAAGACAAGATTTACCGGGTGCATGATTTAGTGGAGAAACCCAAGGTGGAAGAGGCCCCCTCAAACTTGGCGGTGATGGGCCGTTACATAATCAGCCTCAGAATTTTTGACTTTTTGGCAAAAACAAAACCCGGTGCCGGCGGAGAAATTCAACTTACCGACGCCCTAAGGTCCCTGGTCAGCTGTGAAGCCATTTACGGCTTGGCCTTTGAAGGCAAACGCTACGATGTGGGCGATAAGCTGGGCTATTTAAAGGCCACCGTGGAGTTTGCCCTGGAAAGGGAAGACTTGGGGGCAGAATTTAAGGAGTACCTAAAAGAACTGTTATAA
- a CDS encoding glycosyltransferase family 4 protein produces MLTKALAGLVLAVVLSLILTPWVKHLAIKVKAIDRPDERKVHKCLMPRMGGLAVYISFAVAALVVLPFSLPLAGLLFGGLLIVLLGIVDDIKSLPAKVKLGGQILAALAVVPFGIQVDFITNPLTGGIFALGIFAVPLTVFWIISVTNAVNLIDGLDGLAGGVSMIAALTIAAVTWYQGFYEGFAFSTMAEVAMLALILVGAVLGFLRYNFYPAKIFLGDTGSMFLGYCLAVLAVMGLTKSAAAISVFIPIVILGIPLLDTFFAIVRRRVKKRPIFQPDKEHLHHCLMSMGLSHRQTVLAIYAISALLGGSAFMLNVVSTNQAMLLLGLMSIVVIIGANKIGIIGRKASVSS; encoded by the coding sequence TTGCTAACTAAAGCCCTCGCCGGATTGGTGCTGGCAGTGGTACTGTCGCTGATACTTACCCCCTGGGTAAAGCACCTGGCGATAAAAGTAAAAGCAATTGACAGACCGGATGAGCGCAAAGTGCATAAGTGTTTGATGCCCCGAATGGGTGGCTTGGCAGTGTATATTAGTTTTGCTGTGGCGGCGCTGGTGGTTCTGCCCTTTAGCCTGCCGTTGGCGGGTTTGTTGTTTGGCGGCCTCTTGATAGTGCTGCTGGGCATAGTGGATGATATTAAAAGTTTGCCGGCCAAGGTGAAATTGGGCGGACAGATTTTGGCGGCCCTGGCGGTGGTGCCCTTTGGCATCCAGGTTGATTTTATAACTAACCCGTTAACTGGCGGCATATTTGCCCTGGGCATCTTTGCCGTACCCTTGACGGTGTTTTGGATTATATCGGTGACCAATGCAGTTAACCTGATAGACGGTTTAGACGGATTGGCCGGGGGCGTGTCCATGATTGCCGCCCTTACCATTGCTGCGGTGACATGGTACCAAGGCTTTTACGAAGGTTTTGCCTTTTCGACCATGGCAGAGGTGGCCATGCTGGCACTTATTTTAGTTGGTGCCGTTCTGGGCTTTTTGCGTTATAATTTTTACCCGGCAAAAATCTTTTTAGGTGATACCGGCTCCATGTTTCTGGGTTACTGCTTGGCCGTGCTGGCGGTGATGGGTTTAACCAAAAGTGCTGCGGCAATATCGGTGTTTATACCCATTGTAATACTGGGCATACCGCTGCTGGACACCTTTTTTGCCATAGTACGCCGCCGGGTGAAGAAAAGACCTATTTTTCAACCTGACAAGGAGCACCTACACCACTGCTTAATGTCCATGGGTCTGTCCCACCGGCAGACGGTCTTGGCCATTTATGCTATCAGCGCCCTCTTGGGGGGCAGCGCCTTTATGCTCAACGTTGTGTCCACCAACCAGGCCATGCTGCTGCTGGGGCTTATGTCAATAGTGGTTATTATCGGTGCTAATAAAATTGGCATTATCGGACGCAAGGCGTCTGTTTCAAGCTAA
- the fabZ gene encoding 3-hydroxyacyl-ACP dehydratase FabZ, which yields MLDINQIKEILPHRYPFLLVDKILEIEEGKRAVGIKNVTVNEPFFQGHFPRYPVMPGVLIVEAMAQVGAVALLSMPEYKGKIAFFAGIDKVRFRRQVVPGDQLNIEVEIIKLRGKIGKGQAKARVEGQVAAEAELMFAIGE from the coding sequence TTGTTAGATATTAATCAAATTAAGGAAATTCTACCCCATCGCTACCCCTTTTTACTGGTGGATAAAATCCTGGAAATTGAAGAAGGCAAACGTGCGGTGGGCATTAAAAATGTGACCGTCAACGAACCTTTTTTCCAGGGCCACTTTCCCCGGTACCCGGTGATGCCCGGGGTGCTAATTGTTGAGGCCATGGCCCAGGTGGGTGCGGTGGCCCTTTTAAGCATGCCGGAATATAAGGGGAAGATTGCCTTTTTTGCCGGCATAGATAAGGTTCGCTTCCGCCGCCAGGTGGTGCCCGGGGACCAATTAAACATTGAGGTGGAAATAATTAAACTGCGGGGCAAAATTGGCAAGGGCCAGGCAAAGGCAAGGGTAGAGGGGCAGGTTGCCGCCGAAGCGGAATTAATGTTTGCCATTGGAGAATAA
- a CDS encoding phosphodiester glycosidase family protein has product MLKKCKFHLVIAFLCALLAAPLGAFAEEVKEVKVSPNPAPGVKYYTIERENIDGNPIKGAVLEVNPKEPLMEIRPALGRDRLSGTETLSSIAQRHGAVAAINGGYYGGDGHPIGSFVVDGRAITASDMLRTSWGISKSGNVQMGYISPVTAVHLPGLSERVLVDRLNRWPVENGVGVYTHHWGSQTPQAVAGVVEIVVNEQGTVEQINSGIGYSRIPAGGYVIALWGDKGGLASGLNTGDSVRLGQYFGEQWANLNHLITAGPLLVEKGIPVFNAVNEGFTGNLLLDNPRTALGVKANGNLLLVTIDGRQPEHSAGVTLEELAYIMVELGAVQAVNLDGGGSTQMWVQGQTVNKPSGGVERPLGNAILVLHQIPVYLDKQRLWFDVPPVLREGRTMVPLRRIFESLGAQVEYEQGVVTAQKDGTAVVLKINERQAKIDEKIVMLDVPAAVVDGRTMVPLRFVSEAMGAKVEWDGSAKTVFIETQRGDK; this is encoded by the coding sequence ATGTTAAAAAAGTGTAAGTTTCACCTGGTCATTGCTTTTCTGTGTGCCCTGCTGGCGGCACCCCTGGGGGCCTTTGCCGAAGAGGTAAAAGAGGTGAAGGTAAGCCCAAATCCGGCCCCGGGGGTTAAATACTATACCATTGAACGGGAAAATATCGATGGAAATCCCATAAAGGGTGCGGTGTTAGAGGTAAACCCAAAGGAACCCTTAATGGAAATACGGCCGGCCTTGGGGCGGGACAGGCTGTCGGGCACCGAAACACTGAGCAGCATTGCCCAGCGCCACGGGGCGGTGGCGGCCATTAACGGAGGCTACTACGGCGGAGACGGCCACCCCATTGGTAGCTTTGTGGTGGACGGCCGGGCCATAACCGCCTCTGACATGCTGCGCACCTCTTGGGGAATAAGCAAGTCCGGAAATGTTCAAATGGGCTACATCAGCCCGGTAACGGCGGTACACCTGCCCGGGCTTTCGGAACGGGTTTTAGTTGACCGGTTAAACAGGTGGCCCGTTGAAAACGGCGTCGGTGTCTATACGCACCACTGGGGAAGTCAAACCCCCCAGGCGGTGGCCGGTGTGGTGGAGATTGTTGTAAATGAACAGGGCACAGTGGAACAAATTAATTCCGGCATCGGCTACAGCCGCATTCCGGCCGGCGGCTATGTTATCGCCCTGTGGGGAGACAAGGGCGGGCTGGCCTCGGGCCTTAATACCGGTGATTCTGTGCGCCTGGGCCAGTATTTTGGTGAGCAATGGGCAAACTTAAACCACCTGATAACCGCCGGCCCGCTCTTGGTGGAAAAAGGCATACCGGTTTTTAACGCAGTAAACGAGGGCTTTACCGGCAATTTGCTCTTAGACAATCCACGGACAGCCCTTGGTGTTAAGGCAAACGGCAATCTGCTCTTGGTGACCATAGACGGCCGCCAGCCGGAACACAGTGCCGGGGTAACCCTGGAAGAGTTGGCATACATAATGGTAGAATTGGGCGCTGTGCAGGCGGTTAACTTAGACGGCGGCGGCTCAACCCAAATGTGGGTGCAGGGCCAAACGGTGAACAAGCCCTCCGGCGGTGTTGAACGGCCCCTGGGCAACGCCATACTGGTGCTGCATCAAATTCCGGTCTACTTAGATAAGCAACGCTTGTGGTTTGATGTGCCGCCGGTACTGAGGGAGGGCCGTACCATGGTACCCCTCAGAAGGATATTTGAAAGCCTTGGCGCCCAGGTGGAGTACGAGCAAGGGGTGGTTACCGCCCAAAAGGACGGCACCGCCGTGGTGTTAAAAATCAATGAGCGGCAGGCTAAAATAGATGAAAAGATAGTGATGCTGGATGTACCGGCTGCGGTGGTTGACGGCAGAACCATGGTGCCCCTCAGGTTTGTAAGTGAGGCCATGGGGGCAAAGGTGGAGTGGGACGGCAGCGCCAAGACGGTGTTTATTGAAACCCAAAGGGGGGACAAGTAA
- the csaB gene encoding polysaccharide pyruvyl transferase CsaB, whose protein sequence is MAKVVLSGYYGFDNIGDEAILLSIIQALKEREPDIDITVLSHNPRRTGDLYGVKAVNRWRFKEVSAALKECDLLISGGGSLLQDVTGIKSLIYYLGVVWLAQRYGKPVFFYAQGIGPVNSWLGRRLMKLVVNRVQAVTVRDEQSLDDLRHMGVAQPAMTITADPVLGLKVTEEHIKSGREILKGLGLDLSKPILGVSVRHWPGSVKPLQTELARCCDYYVHKGWQVLFLPLHFPGDVEPSQRVIDLMYRKHFILQRNHTVGEFMGIIAACDMLVGMRLHSLIMAAIVGVPVVGLSYDPKIDRFLEQLDITPACHVNDQNCCVMGELQMIEEDLENERQRIKERADLLRDRALHTAELALKLLRNRS, encoded by the coding sequence ATGGCTAAGGTGGTGCTGTCCGGTTATTACGGCTTTGACAATATAGGCGATGAGGCTATACTGCTTAGTATCATTCAGGCCCTAAAGGAAAGGGAACCGGATATAGATATTACCGTGCTGTCTCACAACCCCCGGCGCACCGGCGACCTGTACGGGGTAAAGGCGGTAAACCGCTGGCGTTTTAAGGAAGTGAGCGCCGCCTTAAAGGAATGTGATTTGCTGATTAGCGGCGGGGGCAGCTTACTGCAGGATGTCACCGGCATAAAAAGCCTTATTTACTACCTGGGGGTGGTGTGGCTGGCCCAAAGGTATGGCAAGCCGGTCTTCTTCTATGCCCAGGGAATCGGCCCGGTGAACAGCTGGCTGGGCCGCCGGCTGATGAAGCTGGTTGTTAACAGGGTACAGGCTGTTACCGTGCGGGATGAGCAGTCACTGGATGACTTGCGGCACATGGGGGTGGCACAGCCCGCCATGACAATAACCGCCGACCCGGTCTTGGGCTTAAAGGTCACAGAAGAGCATATAAAAAGCGGTAGGGAAATTTTAAAGGGCCTGGGATTGGATTTAAGCAAACCAATACTGGGGGTATCGGTTAGGCACTGGCCGGGCAGCGTTAAGCCGCTGCAAACAGAGCTGGCCAGATGCTGCGATTATTATGTTCATAAGGGTTGGCAGGTGCTGTTTTTGCCCCTGCACTTTCCCGGTGATGTGGAACCCAGCCAAAGGGTAATTGATTTGATGTATCGCAAACACTTTATACTGCAGCGAAATCACACGGTGGGGGAATTTATGGGCATCATTGCGGCCTGTGATATGCTGGTGGGCATGCGGCTGCATTCCCTGATTATGGCGGCCATCGTCGGTGTACCGGTGGTGGGCCTGTCATATGATCCCAAGATAGACCGCTTTTTAGAGCAGCTGGATATTACCCCTGCCTGCCATGTAAATGACCAAAACTGCTGCGTGATGGGCGAACTGCAAATGATAGAGGAGGACTTGGAAAATGAACGGCAGCGTATAAAGGAAAGGGCCGATTTACTTCGGGACAGGGCCCTTCATACGGCAGAATTGGCTTTAAAATTGCTCCGCAACCGATCATGA